GGCACAACCAGAAGCGGCTATTAGAATGAAAAACCTATTTGCTAAGGGGTTGCAACAGAATAGCGATGCTGAACTTAATTTAGGGAAGTATCTGTAAGTCAAAATATTGCTAGAAGGATTCATATTCCCAGAATTAGCTATTTTACTTTTAATTTAGCTATTGTTCAACGCATCTCATCGTTACTGTACGAAAGAAAGGCTGAGCAATAGCTAAAACGCTGTCTTAGTATTCCATTTCTATTCTTTTTGTCTTTATACCTCTCAAAATCCTGAATGGCTTGTTTATAAAATATTTATACCCTAAACCAATCCAAAATTCTTATAAGTAACTCTGGTGAATATGGCCAGTTAGATATGTTTGTCAAAATGGTTATACTTGGTAGTTGTGTCTGCTACTATTTTGTTAATTTTAACAAAATAAAAAACAAACCCATGTCAGAATTAGGGAAACATATCGCTCAACATACTGCTATTTCAACAGATGATATTGAAAAAATAGTTACGTACTTTAAACCTCAATTCTTTGATAAAAAAGCTTGCTTACTTAAAGAAAATCAACTTTGTAAGTCTTTATATTTTGTCAATAAAGGATGCTTACGACTATTTTTTTGTGATGAAAAAGGGAATGAGCAAACCATACAATTTGCTCTTGAAGGCTGGTGGATAACCGACCTTACGGCATTTCATAGTGAGAAATTGGCAGAATTCAGTATTCAAGCTATTGAGGCTACCGAAATAATGGAGATTGATAGAAATAGCTTGGAGGAATTGCTAAAAGAGTTTCCGCAGATGGAACGCTATTTTAATAAAATCTATCAAAGAGCTTATGCCGCTTCTTTGTTGAGGGTGAAATATGTGTTTACTTTGTCAAAAGAAGCTTTCTATCAGATGTTTAGTACTAAATATCCTAAATTTATTCAACGTATTCCACAAAAAATCTTGGCTTCTTTTTTGGGCTTCACACCTGAATATTTGAGTGAATTAAGGAAAAAAAGTATGAAAAAATAATACCAATATGTGAGTATCAGGGTAGTTACCATAACATATTGCTAGGGATATACCTTTTGGGTTAAAAAAGATATGAAGGGCATCCAAGCATATAAAACCTCCTTGGATGCCCTTTTTATATTTTGGTAATAATTCTTTTACAACGCCAATTCAGATAATTGACCAGTAGCCAAAAGTTCTTATAGGCTGGATTGGTGGTTTGTCGGTGATAGTAACGGAAATAGATTTGTTGTAATATCACAATAAGCCTAAATAAGCCATATACTTCGTAAAAAGTAAAGCTAGGCAATGAAATACCCATTTTGTTACAATAATAAGCTACAACTTCTTTTCGAGTAAGCATCCCTTTTAGGTGAGTAGGTTGTCGCCTCACCATTTTAAACATAAAATCATCATTAGCTTCTACCCAATACGCCAAAGAATTACCCAAGTCCATAAGTGGGTCGCCAATGGTGGCCATTTCCCAGTCTAAAACCCCAATAACTTCCAATGGGTTATCGGGTGAAAGTACAACATTATCAAACCTAAAATCATTATGAATAAAACACGAACGTTCTTCGCTTGGCTGATTACGTTGTAACCAGTCCATAATATATTGACATGAAGGTACATTCCATGTTTTTACTTTTTTATAACGTTCGGTCCAGCCTGTTATTTGTCGCTGGCAATAGCCCTGCCCCTTTCCAAAAGTACTCAAAGGTGTTTTTTCAATAGGAATTTGATGTAATTGCACCATTTTATCCAATACATTTAGGCATAAATGTCTGGTTTCTTGGTTGTTGAGTGTCATTTCTTTGGGTAAATTAGCTCTAGGGATAATGCCAACGAGTTTTTCCATAACATAAAACTCGCGTCCTATCAACGACGTATCGTCGCAATAGGCAATCATTTGAGGCACATATTGGTAAAAAGGTTTAAGTGCTTGCATAATTTTGTACTCACGTGCCATATCATGAGCACCCTTAGCCTTTGTACCTTTGGGGGGACATCTTAATATATATTGTTGTTGGCCAAAACTTATCTGATAAGTTAAGTTAGAAGCCCCACCACTAAACTGTTCTATGGTCATATTTCCAGTTAAGTTTGGAAGATATTGCTCTATAAAAATACGTATCTTATCATTGTCCAGACGATCTTCATCCCGAACAGTCCGTGGTTTATCTACCAAGTGTTTGTATTCCATCATTGACATAGTTGCTATATTTTTTTACCTCCATTTTAGCTACAACACCTCTATGAACTTCGTCGGGGCCATCGGCCAGCCTTAGGGTTCGAGCATAAGCGTATAAGCCTGCCAGAGGGGTGTCGTTACTAAGCCCCATCCCCCCGTGTATTTGCATGGCTTGGTCTATGATTCTGCAAGCAATTGTTGGCACAATCACTTTGATTTGAGAAACCTCGCTCATAGCACCTTTTACCCCTGCGGTGTCTAACAAAAAAGCCGTTTTCATAACTAGCAAGCGAGCCATTTCTAGGTCGATACGAGCATTGGCAATAATGTCGGCATTGCCTCCCAGTTTTACCAATGGCCTACCAAAAGCCACACGTGTCAATGAACGCTCAATGAGTAACTGTAATGCTCGTTCAGATGCCCCTAATGCTCTCATACAATGATGAATTCGCCCAGGGCCTAATCTACCTTGAGCTATTTCAAAACCACGCCCTAAGCCCGCAATAATATGTGTTTTGGGTACACGTACATTGGTAAAACTTACCTCGCCATGCCCATAGGGAGCATCGTAAGTACCAAAAACAGGCAACATTCGCTTAATTTCTACACCTTGTGTAGCTAAAGGTACTATTACCATAGTATGTTGTAAATACTTACTGGCATTGGCATCGGACAATCCCATAAATATGGCTACTTTGCAATTTGGGTGTCCAATACCAGTACTCCACCATTTTGTACCGTTTAGGATAACCTCATCGTTGTCTTCAACAATTGTAGCCTGCATATTGGTAGCATCACTTGAGGCCACTGCTGGTTCGGTCATACAGAATACCGAGCGAATAGAACCTTCTAATAAAGGGTGAAGCCAAGTTTCTTTTTGCCAATCCGAGCCATATTTCCATAAAACCTCCATATTGCCTGTATCGGGGGCATTACAATTAAATATTTCGGGGGCAATCAAGGAATGACCCATTTGTTCGGCCAAAGGGGCGTACTCAGTATTCGACAATCCGCTGATTTCGGGGAGGAATAGATTCCAAAGTCCAGCATCCTTTGCTTTTGCTTTTAGCACTTCTATTTGCTGATTCACTTGCCATAATTTCCAGTTGGGTTGCTGTAGCTCATGCGTGTTCATTATTTCCTCTTCCAGAGGAAATATATAGTCATTCATGAAGATTTGGACTTGCTTAATCAATTGAGCAGTTTTTGGAGAATGGTTAAAATTCATAGAAAACGGTTAGGGTTTATTGAAGAAGTAATTTGTTTTACTATGATACAATAGTAAAAAATACCGTATAATAATCCTATTATTTCACAGTTTATCTATAAAATAATTCTTATTCCCAAAAATAGTAATGATTGTTGAAATAGCAGAAAAAAAACTGACACTATAAATATTATAGTGCCAGTAACTACACCCAATTTTCTATAAAAACTATGATAATGCTATATTAAAGAGTATCAAGTTCTATTAGCTAAAGCTGCTAAATAAGAATATATACTCAATATTAAATATCAAAAACAAACTACAATTTCCTAAAAGTAATATATTACCGCTAAAATCACAACTAAATTAGGAGAGTATTCAAATTATTCCTATCAAGTTTGATATTTTTTTTATGCAATCGTTCTCGGTAATATTACAAATAGTACAAAACAAATTTTTTATTTAATCAATTTTAGATATAGATATTTTTTGTTTTTTTGACACAAA
The Flectobacillus major DSM 103 DNA segment above includes these coding regions:
- a CDS encoding Crp/Fnr family transcriptional regulator; protein product: MSELGKHIAQHTAISTDDIEKIVTYFKPQFFDKKACLLKENQLCKSLYFVNKGCLRLFFCDEKGNEQTIQFALEGWWITDLTAFHSEKLAEFSIQAIEATEIMEIDRNSLEELLKEFPQMERYFNKIYQRAYAASLLRVKYVFTLSKEAFYQMFSTKYPKFIQRIPQKILASFLGFTPEYLSELRKKSMKK
- a CDS encoding phosphotransferase family protein, whose translation is MMEYKHLVDKPRTVRDEDRLDNDKIRIFIEQYLPNLTGNMTIEQFSGGASNLTYQISFGQQQYILRCPPKGTKAKGAHDMAREYKIMQALKPFYQYVPQMIAYCDDTSLIGREFYVMEKLVGIIPRANLPKEMTLNNQETRHLCLNVLDKMVQLHQIPIEKTPLSTFGKGQGYCQRQITGWTERYKKVKTWNVPSCQYIMDWLQRNQPSEERSCFIHNDFRFDNVVLSPDNPLEVIGVLDWEMATIGDPLMDLGNSLAYWVEANDDFMFKMVRRQPTHLKGMLTRKEVVAYYCNKMGISLPSFTFYEVYGLFRLIVILQQIYFRYYHRQTTNPAYKNFWLLVNYLNWRCKRIITKI
- a CDS encoding acyl-CoA dehydrogenase family protein — encoded protein: MNFNHSPKTAQLIKQVQIFMNDYIFPLEEEIMNTHELQQPNWKLWQVNQQIEVLKAKAKDAGLWNLFLPEISGLSNTEYAPLAEQMGHSLIAPEIFNCNAPDTGNMEVLWKYGSDWQKETWLHPLLEGSIRSVFCMTEPAVASSDATNMQATIVEDNDEVILNGTKWWSTGIGHPNCKVAIFMGLSDANASKYLQHTMVIVPLATQGVEIKRMLPVFGTYDAPYGHGEVSFTNVRVPKTHIIAGLGRGFEIAQGRLGPGRIHHCMRALGASERALQLLIERSLTRVAFGRPLVKLGGNADIIANARIDLEMARLLVMKTAFLLDTAGVKGAMSEVSQIKVIVPTIACRIIDQAMQIHGGMGLSNDTPLAGLYAYARTLRLADGPDEVHRGVVAKMEVKKYSNYVNDGIQTLGR